A region of Deltaproteobacteria bacterium DNA encodes the following proteins:
- a CDS encoding choice-of-anchor D domain-containing protein, with protein MKIKKILFLMFLFIPFLCSSPLWAATIVVNETADDNPSVDNGSCSLREAIIAANTNAAVDSCTAGTSGADVITLPAGFYQLTITGTGEDLSVTGDLDILEDLTINGGGKTATTIDGNGLVLFDRVFHNPTGGVNWSLNDLTISGGNVTGSGAGIYNADGASLTLYGSQVANNTSSAMGGGLYNGSAGTLAVYSSSEIGPNNEGTMGGGFYNNSGTVTISDTQINANRATSSHGGGIYNNDGTMAITSITMNANRATQNGGAIYDMTGTVTISTSNFTNNKALNGGAIYEINLGTITLTDSTVSFNAVTSITSMGGGLYNNDGTITLNGSTIGPTNEAAAGGGIYNAGTLNANNVTISGNTASTGNGGGILQATSPLSKLNNVTITGNSSSAGSGGGVSIAVGNFQLQNSIVAGNTAGGGVDCFGNISSSTYNLIQDMAGCTKNDGTGDITGQNPLLGSLANNGGNTQTHALQSGSPAIDAGNPVACTDHTGSTIITDQRGNLRPTDGDGDGTPDCDMGAYESASVLPQEIDVFDSQGINNDLQIDFGNTVVNTNSLEHFVTILNTGDLDLTVSNIQINGTNASEFSYDLSKGLNPCSATPTTVSGGTNCTMGVTFTPGSTGAKSATLVITSDDADESTVNVAFTGTGTNVTAPSGGSGGSCFIATAAYGSYMASEVTLLRQFRDNHLLTHSAGRKFVALYYKYSPPLAEVIERYEGLRMMTRWALTPLVYGIKHPFAVPFFMAIIGGTLFIFFRRRSKA; from the coding sequence ATGAAAATCAAAAAGATTTTATTTTTAATGTTCCTGTTTATTCCTTTTTTATGTTCTTCTCCCCTGTGGGCTGCCACCATTGTTGTGAATGAAACAGCTGATGATAATCCTTCAGTTGATAACGGTTCCTGTTCTCTGCGTGAGGCGATCATCGCGGCAAATACGAATGCTGCCGTTGATTCCTGCACTGCCGGAACTTCAGGGGCCGATGTCATCACCCTTCCTGCCGGATTTTATCAATTGACCATTACGGGAACAGGTGAAGATCTATCTGTTACGGGCGATCTTGATATCCTGGAAGATCTGACCATTAATGGTGGAGGAAAGACGGCGACAACGATTGATGGCAATGGTCTTGTCTTGTTTGACAGGGTATTCCATAATCCCACAGGTGGTGTGAACTGGAGCCTGAACGACTTGACCATTAGCGGTGGTAACGTAACGGGCAGCGGCGCCGGTATCTATAATGCCGACGGTGCATCGCTCACGCTTTACGGCAGCCAGGTGGCGAATAACACATCATCTGCTATGGGTGGCGGGCTATACAACGGAAGCGCCGGTACGCTTGCAGTATACAGCAGCAGTGAAATCGGTCCCAATAATGAAGGCACAATGGGCGGCGGTTTTTATAATAACAGCGGTACAGTGACAATCAGTGATACTCAGATAAACGCCAATAGAGCCACTTCTTCACACGGTGGAGGCATCTATAATAACGATGGAACGATGGCTATTACGAGCATTACAATGAATGCCAACAGGGCAACTCAAAATGGCGGCGCCATTTACGATATGACCGGCACGGTGACTATTAGTACCAGTAATTTTACCAACAATAAAGCCCTTAACGGCGGCGCAATTTATGAAATAAACCTCGGAACTATAACCTTAACGGACAGCACGGTGAGCTTTAATGCCGTTACTTCAATCACCTCAATGGGTGGCGGATTATATAATAACGACGGTACCATAACACTCAACGGAAGCACTATAGGTCCCACCAATGAAGCCGCAGCAGGGGGCGGAATCTACAATGCAGGCACGCTTAACGCAAACAACGTGACTATTTCAGGCAATACGGCGTCAACGGGAAACGGCGGCGGTATTTTACAAGCCACGAGCCCCCTTTCAAAATTAAATAATGTGACCATTACCGGTAATTCAAGCAGCGCAGGCTCGGGTGGTGGCGTATCCATCGCCGTAGGAAATTTTCAGTTGCAAAACAGTATCGTTGCCGGCAATACAGCCGGCGGTGGTGTGGACTGCTTCGGTAATATCTCATCAAGTACTTACAATCTAATTCAGGATATGGCGGGATGTACAAAAAATGACGGCACCGGTGATATTACGGGACAGAATCCGCTCCTGGGATCACTTGCCAATAATGGCGGAAATACGCAGACCCATGCGCTGCAAAGCGGCAGTCCGGCAATCGATGCCGGAAATCCGGTCGCATGCACGGACCACACGGGGTCGACCATCATCACTGACCAGCGCGGCAATCTTCGCCCCACCGATGGTGATGGAGACGGTACCCCTGACTGCGATATGGGAGCATATGAATCGGCATCCGTTCTTCCTCAGGAGATAGATGTATTTGACTCTCAAGGCATAAATAATGACCTCCAAATCGATTTCGGCAATACTGTTGTAAATACAAATTCACTGGAACATTTTGTCACCATTTTAAATACGGGTGATCTGGATTTGACGGTAAGCAACATTCAAATCAACGGCACCAATGCGTCTGAATTCAGTTACGATTTATCTAAAGGGCTGAATCCTTGCTCTGCGACGCCTACGACAGTCAGCGGCGGCACTAACTGCACCATGGGAGTTACCTTCACACCGGGCTCAACAGGGGCCAAAAGCGCTACATTGGTGATAACGTCCGACGATGCTGATGAAAGCACCGTTAATGTTGCCTTTACGGGAACCGGTACAAATGTAACAGCTCCTTCAGGGGGAAGCGGTGGAAGTTGCTTTATCGCTACAGCCGCTTACGGAAGCTATATGGCGTCGGAAGTTACCCTACTGAGACAGTTCAGAGATAATCACTTGCTGACTCATTCAGCAGGCAGGAAATTTGTAGCGCTGTACTATAAATATTCACCGCCTCTTGCAGAGGTAATAGAGAGGTATGAAGGACTCCGCATGATGACGAGGTGGGCCTTGACCCCCCTTGTTTATGGAATAAAGCATCCCTTTGCAGTTCCCTTTTTCATGGCCATCATTGGCGGAACGCTTTTCATCTTTTTCAGGCGCCGAAGCAAAGCGTAA
- the leuD gene encoding 3-isopropylmalate dehydratase small subunit, whose translation MEVFKVFEGMAAPLDRANVDTDAIIPKQFLKSIKRSGFGPYLFDELRYLDQGQPDMDCTNRPRNKDFVLNQERYENSSILLARENFGCGSSREHAPWALLDYGFRCIIAPSFADIFYNNCFKNGILPVVLPAETVERLFKECEAASGYQLKVDLSVQTVTTPSGTSFSFEVDPFRKHCLMEGLDDIGLTLQDADKIKAYEEKRATEAPWLFA comes from the coding sequence ATGGAAGTATTTAAAGTATTTGAGGGAATGGCAGCGCCGCTCGACCGTGCCAACGTCGATACGGACGCCATTATTCCCAAGCAATTTCTGAAATCAATCAAAAGGTCAGGTTTCGGCCCTTACCTCTTTGACGAGTTGCGTTATCTTGATCAGGGCCAGCCCGATATGGACTGCACCAACCGTCCCAGAAACAAGGATTTTGTTCTAAACCAGGAGCGTTACGAGAATTCGAGTATTCTCCTTGCCAGGGAAAACTTCGGCTGTGGATCTTCAAGGGAGCATGCGCCCTGGGCGCTCCTCGATTACGGTTTCAGGTGCATTATCGCGCCGAGCTTTGCCGATATTTTTTATAACAACTGTTTTAAAAACGGCATTCTTCCTGTAGTTCTTCCTGCTGAGACCGTAGAGCGCCTCTTTAAGGAATGTGAAGCCGCATCCGGATATCAACTCAAGGTTGATTTGTCGGTGCAGACGGTGACTACGCCTTCAGGGACTTCTTTTAGTTTTGAAGTCGACCCTTTTCGTAAACACTGTCTCATGGAAGGTCTTGATGACATCGGCCTTACCCTTCAGGATGCCGATAAAATAAAAGCTTATGAAGAAAAGAGGGCCACGGAAGCGCCCTGGCTTTTTGCTTAA
- the leuC gene encoding 3-isopropylmalate dehydratase large subunit — MGKTLFDKVWDQHVVTSKEDGSALLYIDRHLVHEVTSPQAFEGLRLKNHKVWRPKAVMATPDHNVPTIGREKGIEDPVARAQVEALDANCAEFGIMEFGMNDERQGVAHVVAPEQGLTLPGMTVVCGDSHTSTHGAFGSIAMGIGTSEVEHVLATQCLIQKKPKVMRINVEGTLAKGVTAKDIALYIIGQIGTAGGTGYAIEFAGSTIRSLSMEGRMTLCNMAIEGGARSGMVAVDDVTIGYIEGRNFAPQGGLMDKAESAWKELHSDEDAHFDAELNIKAEEIYPQVTWGTSPEMVTSISGSTPDPAEAKDETQRKGWERALEYMGLEANTKITDIRIDKMFIGSCTNGRIEDLRAAAEIAKGRKVADNVKLALVVPGSGPVKKQAEEEGLHKIFREAGFEWRDPGCSMCLAMNTDQLAPGERCASTSNRNFEGRQGAGGRTHLVSPEMAAAAAIAGHFVDVRDLV, encoded by the coding sequence ATGGGTAAAACATTATTCGACAAGGTTTGGGATCAGCATGTGGTAACTTCCAAGGAAGATGGTTCGGCGCTGCTTTATATCGATCGTCATCTTGTGCATGAAGTTACGAGCCCGCAGGCCTTCGAGGGACTGAGGCTGAAAAATCATAAGGTATGGCGTCCAAAGGCCGTTATGGCGACGCCTGACCACAATGTGCCTACCATCGGCCGTGAAAAGGGGATAGAGGACCCGGTAGCCAGGGCGCAGGTAGAGGCGCTCGATGCCAACTGTGCCGAATTCGGTATTATGGAGTTCGGAATGAATGACGAGCGTCAGGGTGTTGCTCACGTCGTTGCGCCCGAGCAGGGATTGACCCTTCCCGGCATGACTGTTGTTTGTGGTGATTCCCACACGTCAACTCATGGCGCTTTCGGTTCAATCGCCATGGGTATCGGAACGTCCGAAGTGGAGCATGTGCTTGCTACGCAGTGTCTTATTCAGAAGAAACCGAAAGTTATGCGTATTAATGTTGAAGGGACGCTTGCTAAAGGCGTAACAGCCAAGGACATTGCCCTTTATATTATTGGTCAAATAGGTACGGCCGGTGGAACAGGCTATGCCATTGAATTTGCCGGTTCCACTATCAGGTCGCTCTCAATGGAAGGGAGAATGACTCTTTGCAACATGGCCATCGAAGGGGGGGCGAGGAGCGGTATGGTTGCTGTTGATGATGTGACCATCGGTTATATTGAGGGGCGTAATTTTGCGCCGCAGGGCGGGCTTATGGATAAGGCGGAATCGGCATGGAAAGAACTCCATTCTGATGAGGACGCCCATTTTGATGCCGAGCTTAATATCAAGGCTGAAGAGATCTATCCGCAGGTTACCTGGGGCACTTCTCCTGAAATGGTAACTTCCATCAGCGGTTCTACGCCTGATCCGGCTGAGGCGAAGGATGAAACGCAGAGAAAGGGATGGGAGAGGGCGCTTGAGTATATGGGCCTCGAAGCCAACACAAAAATTACAGACATCAGGATTGACAAGATGTTCATTGGTTCCTGCACCAATGGCCGTATTGAAGACCTGCGCGCAGCTGCAGAGATAGCAAAAGGCCGTAAAGTGGCTGATAATGTGAAACTGGCCCTTGTTGTTCCCGGTTCGGGGCCTGTGAAAAAGCAGGCTGAAGAAGAAGGTCTTCATAAAATTTTTAGGGAGGCAGGTTTCGAATGGCGTGATCCGGGCTGTTCCATGTGCCTTGCCATGAATACGGACCAGCTTGCACCAGGGGAACGCTGTGCATCGACAAGCAACAGGAACTTCGAAGGCCGCCAGGGCGCCGGTGGAAGGACGCACCTCGTCTCTCCTGAAATGGCTGCCGCTGCGGCTATCGCCGGCCACTTTGTCGATGTGCGTGATCTGGTTTAA
- a CDS encoding B12-binding domain-containing radical SAM protein, with product MANKSKKRSILFIHPRGENWMPGEKDMSRIANIMPPIGLCSLAAWVEKHGHQAYIHDCYAFPGRDDKIMAQIASNPPDFIGFTSTTSSFLDAIRIAKQIREMRPEIPIIFGGVHITSMREKLMRHYPVIDYGVVGEGEIPLASLMESDFQDLSEIPGLLYRKADDIKFTGYGKKNQLLKLDELPFPAYGKLEGFPEAYKLPIFNYPKSPNATIVSSRGCPYQCSYCDRTVFQQSFRYNSARYMFDLVKHLNKEYGVRHINYYDDLFTLKRSRVVEFCELMINNKLGVTFNCAARSEHIDLDLLKLMKKAGCWMISLGIETGDPDLLALHRSNSDLQMIREKVALIRKAGIRTKGLFMVGLPGETEESIDKSINYALSLPLNDMNVAKFTPFPGSPAYDTIHDYGSFEENWEMMNCTNFIFIPRGFTKERLEERYHEFYRRHFERTHILFDYVTMLWRSPNSWLRFLSNLGDFLSVKNAFKSAGEKPAN from the coding sequence ATGGCAAATAAGAGCAAAAAGCGATCAATCCTTTTTATTCATCCAAGGGGAGAAAACTGGATGCCCGGGGAAAAGGACATGTCGCGCATTGCCAACATCATGCCCCCCATCGGCCTTTGCAGCCTTGCGGCATGGGTGGAAAAACACGGCCATCAGGCTTATATACATGACTGCTACGCCTTTCCCGGCCGTGACGATAAAATCATGGCACAGATTGCTTCAAACCCGCCCGACTTTATCGGCTTTACATCGACAACATCAAGCTTTCTCGATGCCATAAGGATTGCAAAACAGATCAGAGAAATGAGACCGGAGATTCCCATCATCTTCGGTGGTGTCCACATTACCTCTATGCGGGAAAAACTGATGCGCCACTACCCTGTCATTGACTATGGTGTTGTCGGCGAAGGTGAAATCCCCCTGGCCTCACTTATGGAGAGCGATTTCCAGGACCTTTCTGAAATTCCGGGGCTTCTCTACAGGAAAGCAGACGACATTAAATTCACAGGTTACGGGAAAAAAAACCAGCTTCTTAAACTTGATGAACTCCCCTTCCCTGCTTACGGCAAGCTGGAAGGTTTTCCCGAGGCCTACAAACTACCTATCTTTAACTACCCCAAATCACCTAACGCAACGATTGTGTCGAGCCGGGGGTGCCCCTATCAGTGTTCCTACTGTGACCGCACCGTCTTTCAGCAGTCCTTTCGATATAACTCGGCCAGGTACATGTTCGATCTCGTCAAACACCTCAACAAGGAATATGGCGTAAGGCATATTAATTATTACGATGATCTCTTTACTCTGAAACGTTCCAGAGTAGTCGAATTTTGCGAACTCATGATAAATAACAAGCTCGGTGTTACCTTTAACTGTGCGGCCCGTTCCGAACATATCGATCTGGACCTCCTTAAGTTAATGAAAAAAGCCGGTTGCTGGATGATCAGTCTCGGTATCGAAACAGGCGATCCCGACCTTCTCGCGCTGCACCGTTCCAATTCCGATCTCCAAATGATAAGGGAAAAGGTCGCTCTCATCCGCAAGGCAGGCATAAGAACAAAGGGGCTCTTCATGGTAGGCCTGCCCGGGGAGACGGAAGAGAGCATCGACAAGAGTATTAACTATGCCCTTTCTCTACCCCTTAACGACATGAATGTGGCCAAGTTCACCCCCTTCCCCGGTTCTCCCGCCTATGACACGATCCATGACTACGGCTCCTTTGAAGAAAACTGGGAAATGATGAACTGCACCAACTTCATCTTCATCCCCAGGGGATTCACAAAAGAGAGGCTTGAAGAGCGTTACCATGAATTCTATCGCCGCCATTTCGAACGCACTCACATCCTCTTTGATTATGTAACCATGCTCTGGCGTTCTCCCAACAGCTGGCTCAGGTTCCTATCGAACCTGGGTGATTTTCTAAGCGTCAAGAACGCTTTCAAGAGCGCCGGTGAAAAACCGGCAAACTAA
- a CDS encoding dialkylresorcinol condensing enzyme, which produces MKRILILHYSQTGQLNRAVKSMVAPLEASGTFEVVWQELVPKKPYPYPWPVLDFFDVFPESVYLDPPELKPLESIKDRDFDLILLAYQVWFLSPSLPITAFLKSEEAKKILKDKPIITFIACRGMWLCGHDKVKSMLQARGAKLIDNVVLVDQGPPWATFVTTPRWLLTGKKGGFWGIFPPAGVSDKDIDGASRFGKALVDARNRIDKDLHSPLLKGLGAVKVNPRYIAGEKMVHRSFYIWGKLFRSIGKPGHPLRRMMLIIYIMFLITMILTVMPLGVIIRFIMRPFMEKKLQSKVRKLEEPSGSSTERVTDYV; this is translated from the coding sequence ATGAAACGTATACTCATCTTACATTACTCACAAACAGGTCAGCTTAACAGGGCGGTAAAGTCAATGGTTGCGCCATTGGAAGCGTCGGGGACGTTTGAAGTTGTCTGGCAGGAACTGGTTCCGAAGAAACCTTACCCCTACCCCTGGCCTGTTCTCGATTTTTTCGATGTCTTTCCTGAATCGGTCTACCTCGATCCACCGGAACTGAAGCCCCTTGAATCGATAAAAGATCGGGATTTCGATCTCATTCTGCTTGCCTACCAGGTCTGGTTTTTATCACCCTCCTTACCGATAACGGCATTTCTAAAATCCGAAGAGGCAAAAAAAATCCTCAAAGACAAGCCCATTATTACCTTTATCGCCTGCCGCGGCATGTGGCTCTGTGGCCATGACAAGGTAAAAAGCATGCTCCAGGCAAGGGGAGCGAAACTGATTGATAACGTGGTTCTTGTTGACCAGGGGCCCCCCTGGGCCACCTTCGTCACGACACCGAGATGGCTTTTGACAGGGAAAAAGGGAGGATTCTGGGGCATATTCCCTCCTGCAGGCGTTTCCGACAAGGATATCGATGGCGCGTCACGGTTTGGAAAGGCGCTTGTTGATGCCCGTAACAGGATAGATAAAGACCTCCATTCCCCCCTCCTTAAAGGCCTTGGCGCAGTCAAGGTCAATCCACGCTACATTGCCGGAGAAAAAATGGTTCACAGGAGTTTTTACATCTGGGGCAAGCTCTTCAGGTCTATTGGAAAGCCCGGTCATCCTTTGCGCCGAATGATGCTCATTATCTATATTATGTTTCTTATTACCATGATTCTTACTGTTATGCCACTGGGTGTAATCATCCGTTTCATCATGAGACCTTTCATGGAAAAAAAACTCCAGTCGAAAGTCAGGAAACTGGAAGAACCTTCAGGATCTTCTACGGAAAGAGTTACAGACTACGTTTGA
- a CDS encoding beta-ketoacyl-ACP synthase III — protein MTKAVYINDIASFLPNNPVSNDEIENILGMVDGRKSRSRRIVLKNNGIKTRYYAIDPATGAFTHNNARMVSEAIHKLMDKSGISTGDIDCLSCGTSSPDQIQPAHGHMVQGELQLPPCEVVTTAGVCISGMSAMKYVYMSITSGLSNCAVATGSEFVSSCMKASNFETEREEQVKALKNNSALAFEKDFLRWMLSDGAAAALITDQPNSEGLSLSIDWIDNISYSGELPVCMYAGGIKKNDGTFQGMREVDDPYVILKKHYLSLKQDARTLEEYIMPKSADALKRICEKRNFDVNSITWFLPHYSSQFFRSRLYDSLVDKGVGIGYDKWFTNMQRIGNVGSASMYLILEELFYSNKLKKGDTLLCYVPESARFSICYMHVTVV, from the coding sequence ATGACAAAAGCTGTTTACATTAACGACATTGCGAGCTTCCTCCCAAATAATCCCGTAAGTAACGACGAAATCGAAAATATACTCGGCATGGTTGACGGCCGTAAATCTCGTTCACGGAGAATAGTCTTGAAGAATAACGGGATAAAAACCCGCTACTATGCAATTGACCCCGCTACAGGCGCTTTTACTCATAACAATGCCCGCATGGTATCTGAGGCCATACACAAGCTGATGGATAAAAGCGGCATTTCGACGGGCGACATTGACTGCCTATCCTGCGGTACTTCAAGCCCCGACCAGATCCAGCCCGCCCACGGCCATATGGTTCAGGGTGAGCTCCAACTGCCGCCCTGTGAAGTGGTTACAACGGCCGGAGTGTGCATATCGGGCATGTCAGCCATGAAGTATGTTTACATGAGCATAACATCGGGATTATCCAACTGTGCCGTTGCCACCGGTTCGGAATTTGTATCCAGTTGCATGAAAGCCTCAAACTTCGAGACAGAAAGGGAAGAACAGGTGAAAGCGCTAAAGAATAATTCCGCCCTCGCCTTTGAAAAGGATTTCCTGCGATGGATGCTGTCTGACGGTGCAGCAGCCGCTCTCATAACAGATCAGCCCAACAGCGAGGGACTGAGTCTTTCTATAGACTGGATTGATAACATCTCCTACTCCGGTGAACTGCCTGTCTGCATGTATGCAGGTGGTATCAAAAAAAATGACGGCACCTTTCAGGGAATGAGAGAAGTTGATGATCCCTATGTTATTCTTAAAAAACATTACCTCTCACTCAAACAGGATGCGAGAACCCTGGAGGAGTACATCATGCCCAAATCCGCCGACGCCCTTAAAAGGATCTGTGAAAAGCGGAACTTCGACGTTAACAGCATTACCTGGTTCCTGCCGCACTACTCTTCCCAGTTCTTCCGTTCCAGGCTTTATGACAGCCTTGTCGATAAAGGGGTAGGCATCGGCTATGACAAATGGTTTACCAATATGCAGCGTATCGGCAACGTAGGTTCAGCCTCCATGTACCTTATCCTGGAAGAACTTTTTTATTCGAATAAACTTAAGAAGGGAGATACTCTTCTTTGCTACGTGCCTGAAAGCGCCCGCTTTTCAATCTGCTATATGCATGTAACCGTAGTCTAA
- a CDS encoding helix-turn-helix transcriptional regulator, translated as MKAKDVPQEEWIKGYGTRACYAEDENGKYVVVQSKGWEVEKIVNSQAHNVIKNRIEEAKKEVEQGKASPLRYYMEINQMDLSLLASNAGIWKWRVKRHLKAEVFRRLNRSTLQKYAHALRISVNELLNLPKSDPAP; from the coding sequence ATGAAAGCCAAAGACGTACCCCAGGAAGAATGGATTAAAGGTTACGGCACCCGCGCCTGCTATGCCGAGGATGAAAATGGTAAATACGTTGTTGTCCAGAGCAAGGGATGGGAAGTGGAGAAGATCGTCAACTCCCAGGCCCATAACGTTATAAAAAACAGGATAGAGGAAGCGAAAAAAGAAGTAGAACAGGGAAAGGCAAGTCCTTTAAGATACTATATGGAGATCAATCAGATGGATCTTTCTCTTCTGGCAAGCAATGCCGGTATCTGGAAGTGGCGCGTCAAAAGACATCTCAAAGCGGAAGTTTTTAGGCGTCTTAACAGATCGACGCTTCAAAAGTACGCCCATGCCCTTAGAATAAGCGTCAATGAGCTTCTAAATCTGCCGAAGTCAGATCCGGCGCCCTGA